The Skermanella pratensis genome has a window encoding:
- a CDS encoding KpsF/GutQ family sugar-phosphate isomerase — MLLDGDIAVAGRVLRLEAEALIDLAAGLDASFGRAVGLLGRITGRVVVTGMGKSGHVARKIAATLASTGTPALWVHPGEASHGDLGMIAKDDAVIALSNSGDTAELADIVAYAKRFRIPLIGITRRIQSSLAEQSDVALILPASPEACPLGLAPTTSTTMMMALGDALAVALLERRGFSAADFKVFHPGGQLGRQLLRVTELMHKGADLPLAPLDIRVCDAILVMTAKSFGCVGLTGPDGRLAGIITDGDLRRHMNPDLLGRPAASVMTADPKSIRPSALAGEALGIMNAMAITSLFVTDDGRPVGIIHIHDCLRAGVA, encoded by the coding sequence ATGTTGCTCGACGGCGACATCGCGGTGGCGGGACGGGTCCTTCGCCTGGAGGCGGAGGCCCTGATCGACCTCGCGGCGGGTCTGGACGCCAGCTTCGGCCGCGCCGTCGGGCTGCTCGGGCGCATCACCGGCCGCGTCGTGGTCACCGGCATGGGCAAGAGCGGACATGTGGCGCGGAAGATCGCGGCGACGCTCGCCTCCACCGGCACGCCGGCGCTGTGGGTTCATCCCGGCGAGGCGAGCCACGGCGACCTGGGCATGATCGCGAAGGACGATGCGGTTATCGCGCTGTCCAATTCGGGCGACACCGCCGAGTTGGCCGACATCGTCGCCTATGCCAAGCGATTCCGCATTCCGCTGATCGGCATCACCCGGCGGATCCAGTCGTCCCTGGCCGAGCAATCCGACGTGGCCCTGATCCTGCCGGCGAGCCCGGAAGCCTGTCCGCTCGGCCTGGCGCCCACCACCTCGACCACCATGATGATGGCGCTCGGCGATGCCCTGGCCGTGGCCCTGCTGGAGCGTCGGGGCTTCTCGGCCGCCGACTTCAAGGTGTTCCATCCCGGCGGCCAACTCGGCCGGCAGCTGCTGCGCGTCACCGAGCTGATGCACAAGGGGGCCGACCTGCCGCTGGCGCCGCTCGACATCCGGGTCTGCGACGCGATCCTGGTGATGACCGCCAAGAGCTTCGGCTGCGTCGGCCTGACCGGCCCCGATGGCCGGCTGGCCGGGATCATCACCGACGGCGACCTGCGTCGCCACATGAACCCCGACCTGCTGGGCCGTCCGGCCGCGTCCGTCATGACCGCCGATCCCAAGTCGATCAGGCCCTCGGCACTGGCCGGCGAGGCGCTCGGCATCATGAACGCGATGGCGATCACCAGCCTGTTCGTCACCGATGACGGCCGCCCGGTCGGCATCATCCATATCCATGACTGCCTGCGGGCCGGTGTGGCCTGA
- the lptC gene encoding LPS export ABC transporter periplasmic protein LptC, with translation MDRTQADRTQADPLTARMRRIARAGGAYSFFVRFMKVVLPLLAFGLIALLAAWPRIQGVEQSAPRRDSGELEMMRALYVGTDSQNRPFSVTADRAVQSTSEPGVLDLVRPQAELTLQDGTWVAVKADRGRYNDQTGKLLLLGNVNLFHDRGYEFKTDEAHVDVNAGNAWGDLPVTGQGPFGELFAQGFRLFDSGQTIVFTGHARLNLAPGLSGSSALPGAGASIAAPPPAGAGDPVIPDAPPRVVERASQEQSIPEQVER, from the coding sequence ATGGACCGGACCCAGGCGGACCGGACCCAGGCGGACCCTTTGACGGCGCGCATGCGCCGGATCGCCCGGGCCGGCGGCGCCTATTCCTTCTTCGTCAGGTTCATGAAGGTGGTGCTTCCGCTGCTCGCCTTCGGCCTGATCGCCCTGCTGGCGGCGTGGCCCCGCATCCAGGGCGTCGAGCAGTCCGCCCCGCGGCGTGATTCCGGCGAGCTGGAGATGATGCGGGCGCTTTACGTCGGCACCGACAGCCAGAACCGGCCGTTCTCGGTGACCGCCGACCGGGCCGTGCAGTCGACCAGCGAGCCCGGCGTGCTCGACCTCGTGCGGCCCCAGGCGGAGCTGACCCTCCAGGACGGCACCTGGGTGGCCGTGAAGGCGGACCGGGGGCGCTACAACGACCAGACCGGCAAGCTGCTGCTGCTCGGCAACGTCAACCTGTTCCACGACAGGGGCTACGAGTTCAAGACCGACGAGGCCCATGTGGACGTCAATGCCGGCAATGCCTGGGGCGACCTGCCGGTGACGGGCCAGGGGCCGTTTGGCGAGCTGTTCGCCCAGGGTTTCCGCCTGTTCGACAGCGGCCAGACCATCGTCTTCACGGGCCATGCGCGGCTCAACCTGGCGCCCGGCCTGTCCGGTTCCAGCGCGCTGCCGGGCGCGGGCGCCTCCATCGCCGCTCCCCCGCCCGCGGGGGCGGGCGACCCGGTCATTCCCGATGCGCCGCCCCGAGTCGTCGAGCGGGCGTCCCAAGAACAGTCCATACCGGAGCAGGTCGAGCGATGA
- a CDS encoding LptA/OstA family protein: MSTWFRTTVLASALASAAVLGALQAAPARAQALGGGTGGDGLPIAVDADQAIEWHQEQKAYVARGNAVAKRGDVTIEGDTLVAYYREMPSGGTEIFRLAADGKVHIFSPEQNVYGDRAVYDVDKQVAVVTGSDLRLVTPTDVVTARDSLEYWETQKLAVARGDAVAVREANRVSADVLVGLFAEGADGALEMTRIDAQGNVVITTPTDVARGREGVYNLKTNIATLTGDVRLTRGDNHLNGQTAEVNMNTGVSRLLSTGNRTGERVRGLFVPGQQPGGAQPPAAQPAPSPTAPAQTSPGGTGN, encoded by the coding sequence ATGAGCACGTGGTTTCGCACAACAGTTCTCGCATCTGCCCTCGCTTCGGCCGCGGTCCTCGGCGCCCTCCAGGCGGCGCCGGCCCGGGCGCAAGCGCTGGGCGGCGGCACGGGAGGGGACGGGCTCCCCATCGCGGTCGACGCCGACCAGGCCATCGAGTGGCACCAGGAACAGAAAGCCTACGTCGCGCGCGGCAACGCGGTCGCGAAGCGCGGCGACGTCACCATCGAGGGCGACACGCTGGTGGCCTATTACCGCGAGATGCCGTCCGGCGGGACCGAGATCTTCCGGCTGGCGGCGGACGGCAAGGTCCATATCTTCTCGCCGGAGCAGAACGTCTATGGCGACCGCGCCGTCTACGACGTGGACAAGCAGGTCGCGGTGGTCACCGGCTCCGACCTCAGGCTCGTCACCCCGACCGACGTGGTGACCGCCCGGGACAGCCTGGAATACTGGGAGACGCAGAAGCTCGCCGTGGCCCGCGGCGACGCCGTGGCGGTGCGCGAGGCCAATCGGGTGAGCGCCGACGTGCTGGTCGGCCTGTTCGCCGAGGGTGCCGACGGGGCGCTCGAGATGACCCGCATCGATGCACAGGGGAATGTGGTGATTACCACTCCCACCGATGTGGCGCGGGGCCGGGAGGGCGTCTATAACCTGAAGACCAACATCGCGACCCTGACCGGTGACGTGCGCCTGACCCGGGGCGACAACCACCTGAACGGCCAGACCGCCGAGGTGAACATGAACACGGGAGTGAGCCGCCTGCTCAGCACCGGAAACCGCACCGGCGAGCGCGTCCGCGGCCTGTTCGTCCCCGGCCAGCAGCCGGGCGGCGCCCAGCCCCCCGCAGCCCAGCCGGCACCTTCCCCGACGGCGCCCGCCCAAACATCACCCGGAGGCACCGGCAATTGA
- the lptB gene encoding LPS export ABC transporter ATP-binding protein, translating into MVADNQGLMASNLGKHYKKRPVLRDVSVTVQRGEAVGLLGPNGAGKTTCFYIITGLISPDYGTISLDGQDITTLPMYRRARLGIGYLPQEASIFRGLSVENNIRAVLEVVESDREAREAMLDELLAEFSISHLRRTPALALSGGERRRVEIARALASQPHFILLDEPLAGIDPIAVNDIRELVTHLRDRGIGVLITDHNVRETLEIVDRAYILHDGMVLMEGEPSEIVAHKDVRRVYLGERFSL; encoded by the coding sequence CTGGTCGCAGACAACCAGGGTCTGATGGCGAGCAATCTCGGCAAGCATTACAAGAAGCGGCCGGTGCTGCGCGACGTCAGCGTCACGGTCCAGCGGGGCGAGGCCGTGGGGTTGCTGGGACCGAACGGCGCCGGCAAGACCACCTGCTTCTATATCATCACCGGCCTGATCTCGCCCGATTACGGTACCATCAGCCTGGACGGGCAGGACATCACGACCCTGCCCATGTATCGGCGGGCGCGCCTGGGCATCGGCTACCTGCCGCAGGAAGCGTCGATTTTCCGGGGGCTGTCGGTCGAGAACAACATCCGCGCCGTGCTGGAAGTCGTCGAGTCGGACCGCGAGGCGCGCGAAGCCATGCTCGACGAATTGCTGGCGGAGTTCTCGATCTCCCACCTGCGCCGCACGCCGGCCCTGGCGCTGTCGGGCGGCGAGCGCCGCCGCGTCGAGATCGCCCGCGCGCTGGCGTCCCAGCCGCACTTCATCCTGCTGGACGAGCCGCTGGCCGGTATCGATCCGATCGCGGTCAACGACATTCGCGAACTGGTAACCCATTTGCGCGACCGGGGTATCGGAGTACTCATAACTGATCACAATGTAAGAGAAACGCTTGAGATCGTCGATCGGGCATACATTTTGCACGATGGTATGGTACTGATGGAGGGCGAGCCGTCGGAGATCGTGGCGCACAAGGATGTGCGCAGGGTCTATCTCGGCGAAAGGTTCAGCCTCTAA